The proteins below come from a single Pieris brassicae chromosome 1, ilPieBrab1.1, whole genome shotgun sequence genomic window:
- the LOC123707079 gene encoding 39S ribosomal protein L33, mitochondrial produces the protein MLLTNVLLKKAKSKHIMVLMESVVSGHKFNSIRERLGDKLELIRFDPYIQHESLYKERKKIRSIKK, from the exons ATGCTATTAacgaatgttttattaaagaaagcTAAAAGCAA ACACATAATGGTTTTAATGGAGAGTGTAGTATCTGGGcataaattcaattcaatacgAGAGAGGCTTGGGGATAAATTGGAACTAATTCGCTTTGACCCATATA TCCAACATGAAAGTCTCTATAAGGAAAGGAAGAAAATAAGgagtattaaaaagtaa
- the LOC123709350 gene encoding ELAV-like protein 1: MIKNEMNENGGVDANVSPTKLMVNYIPELMTRDMMYALFSAMGKIESCKLIANRGYGFVEYEKHEDAEKARAAFNGLLMQGKTLKVSFALLNPENKVSHKPDTESNLYISNLPPDMTLERLNNLFNQFGNITNSRVSQGIGFVCYEARQQAEDAIHNLNGQTPIPGAGPIVVKFANKPNANKTVMRPIQRIGMSATPIAYNGAAAVFNGTTPAFNGTNLSAAFGSRPATFAPGFPQASPPPLLPSPGKALPFINKGQQRFNPMAATNHTPIPLLGAPASPVPLLGATAVPHQTTVYVYNIGEDTEELALWQLFGPYGAIDSIKVIKDPETKKNKGFAFVNMREYDEAAMAIQALNGYTLNGQVLSVSFKTQKRNNI, translated from the coding sequence ATGATAAAAAACGAAATGAATGAGAATGGCGGCGTCGACGCCAATGTGTCACCGACCAAACTCATGGTCAATTATATTCCGGAGCTGATGACACGTGATATGATGTATGCTCTCTTCTCGGCGATGGGAAAGATCGAGAGTTGTAAGCTTATAGCCAACAGAGGGTACGGCTTCGTCGAGTATGAGAAGCACGAGGATGCTGAAAAGGCGCGGGCTGCTTTTAACGGCCTCCTAATGCAGGGGAAGACTCTTAAAGTTTCATTCGCGCTCCTCAATCCAGAAAACAAAGTAAGCCATAAGCCGGATACAGAATCGAATCTCTACATCAGTAACCTACCTCCAGACATGACTTTGGAGCGGCTCAACAATCTCTTTAATCAATTCGGTAATATAACTAACAGTCGCGTCTCGCAAGGAATCGGTTTCGTGTGCTATGAAGCCAGACAGCAAGCAGAGGATGCTATCCACAACCTGAATGGTCAGACACCCATTCCTGGTGCGGGACCGATTGTTGTCAAATTCGCAAATAAACCTAATGCAAACAAAACTGTAATGAGACCCATTCAGAGAATTGGCATGTCTGCTACACCCATTGCATATAATGGTGCGGCGGCGGTCTTTAATGGCACTACTCCAGCATTTAATGGTACTAACTTAAGCGCAGCATTTGGATCACGACCAGCCACATTTGCACCTGGCTTTCCCCAAGCTTCACCTCCTCCATTATTACCATCACCTGGAAAAGCTCtaccttttattaataaaggcCAACAGCGCTTTAATCCAATGGCTGCAACCAATCACACACCAATACCATTACTGGGAGCTCCTGCAAGTCCTGTCCCTCTTCTAGGTGCAACTGCAGTTCCACACCAAACAACAGTGTATGTATACAACATTGGTGAAGACACAGAAGAGCTAGCACTGTGGCAGCTCTTTGGCCCATATGGTGCAATAGATTCAATAAAAGTGATCAAGGATCCAGagacaaagaaaaacaaaggTTTTGCATTTGTCAACATGCGTGAGTATGATGAAGCTGCAATGGCTATCCAGGCCCTGAATGGCTACACGCTCAATGGACAGGTTCTTTCTGTTAGCTTTAAGACTCAAaagagaaataatatttag